The DNA window CGGCGGCATCGCGGAGTACCCGAACGACGTTGCCGCGGTGCTCCGCGCCGGTCACCTCGCCGCGGTCCCGCTCGGGCCGACGTGGCTGCGCCCGGGCGCGGGCACACCCCCGCTCGAGCTCCTGTTCGCGGCGACGGGCTTCCCTGTCGTCCCGGTCGCCGTCCTGCCCGGCGGCCCGTTCGGCCTGCCGCTGCGCGCGTGGCGCGTCGTCGTCGGCGACCCGATCCCCGCCGCGGTCGATCCCGACGATCCGCTCGCCGCCGCGGAGCTCGCGGAGGCCGCCCGCGAAGGTGTAGAAGGCCTGCTCCGCGGGCAGAGGCCCCGCTGACGGGGCAGGTTCGTCGCCGGAACCACGCGCGAAACACGGGATCGCGCGCGGTGCGCGCGATACGGTCGAAACCCGTTTGACGTGCGGCGCCGGCCGGCCCGGGGGCGTGCGTGACCATCCGATCGAGAAGCGGCCGAGAAGGGGCCGGCCGAGAAGGGGCCGGCCGAGAAGGGGCGAGGGGTCCGTGCCCGATCTCGTGGCATCCGACGGCGTCGACATCCACTACGAGGTCTTCGGCCGCGCCGACGGCGAGCCGCTCCTGATGATCCAGGGCCTCGGCACGGACTCGCGGGGCTGGGCGTTCCAGCGCCTCGCCTTCGGCCGTCGCTTCCGGTGCTACGCGATCGACAACCGCGGCGTCGGCCGCTCCGGTCGCCCGCCCGGCCCCTACTCGCTGTTCCAGATGGCCGACGACGCAGTGCGGATCCTCGACGCCGAAGGCGTGGAGGCCGCGCACGTCATCGGCGCGTCGATGGGTGGCGCGATCGCGCAGATCATCGGCGTGCTGTACGCCGAGCGCACGCGCTCGCTCGTCCTCGCGTGCACGGCGTGCCGGCACCATCCCTGGCGGCGCGAGCTGCTCGCCGACTGGGCCGCCGCGGTGCAGGAGAAGGGCATGGCCGCGCTCGGCGACGACGGGCTGCAGTGGCTCATCGGCCCGCGTCTGCGGCGACGGTTCGGGCTCTGGCTCAACCTGCTCGCGCGCATCCTGCTGCAGTCGCCGCCCGAGCCGTTCGTCGCACAGGTCGACGCGATCCTCGACATGTCCGACGAGCTCCGGTTCGAGCTGAGCGGGGTGACCGTGCCGACGCTCGTGATCACCGGCTCGCAGGACGCGCTGACACCCGTCGGCGACGCCGAGGAGCTCGCCGAGCTGATCCCGCACGCGCGGCTCGTGATCATCCCGCGCGCCGCGCACGGCCTGATGGTCGAGACGCCGAACGCGTTCAACGCCGCGGTGCTCGAGTTCTTCGCCGACATCACCGGCGACGCGACCGTCGCCGACGACGCGGCGGATCAGGCCGCGAGCGCATAGCGACCGAGCTCTGGAGGATTCGACACCGGAGAGGTGTCGAATCCACCAAAGTTCAGGAGGAGCGCGTCACCAGGCCGTCGACGAGACGTCGCATCGCGGTGCACACCGCGACGTCGAGACGGTCACCGGCCTTCGACAGCGCCTCGTCGGCACGCTTCGCCTCCGCGCGCGCGACGTCGAGCGCCGCGGTCGTGGCACCGTCGGCGGTGACGAGCGAACGCGCCCGTGCGACCGTCTCGTCGTCGAGCGGCCGGCCGATCAGCTCGCGCAGCGCCTGCGACTCGCCGAGGGCGTAGATGACGGGCAGC is part of the Acidimicrobiia bacterium genome and encodes:
- a CDS encoding alpha/beta fold hydrolase; protein product: MPDLVASDGVDIHYEVFGRADGEPLLMIQGLGTDSRGWAFQRLAFGRRFRCYAIDNRGVGRSGRPPGPYSLFQMADDAVRILDAEGVEAAHVIGASMGGAIAQIIGVLYAERTRSLVLACTACRHHPWRRELLADWAAAVQEKGMAALGDDGLQWLIGPRLRRRFGLWLNLLARILLQSPPEPFVAQVDAILDMSDELRFELSGVTVPTLVITGSQDALTPVGDAEELAELIPHARLVIIPRAAHGLMVETPNAFNAAVLEFFADITGDATVADDAADQAASA